TCCGGAGGTGCAAGACACTACAGCTAAACAAACTCACAATGCAACACAGTACAGTCAACCATTTAGATAACATTGTACACTAtttaaataacatttaaaacTAAAACCAGTTTAAAAGAGGGAAAAAGATTTGCTTTTGGATATATCGACCACTGATCATTCACGATTATCTCAAAAATAACCTTTGTATTCTTTTCAAACCCTCTGGCTGCATATGTATCATATAATTATCTTATGGATACATATGACGGTCATTTAATGCTGACCCCTGGAAGTTTTGAGGACCTCAGCGCGACCATCAGACAAAAAATCGAAATGAAATGAACATGAATACCTTTAgacaatttaaataatgaatatgTGAATAAAGCTTGATTGCACACAGCCGTCATGTGGGGCGCGGGGTCACTCGCTGCCATGCACCCAAAGCCCACAGGACGTGCCCGTCGCCCTACGACTGTTGGATAAAAACTTGTTGAATCCCAAGCGCCGCCTGCAACGCCTTGGAACAGAAGTGTAGTGTGTACGGGGGCGGTGGCTGGCAGcgcgtgggggtgggggtgggggggggagagtatgCTCTGAAAAATCCCTCACATTGGATaccatttgaaataaaaaaagaaagtgcttTATTCTCCAGTTATTGGACTCGAGCGTCCCAACACATGGTTGAGATGGAGACGCTCCAGGGTCAGACCACTACATTCATGGAGTAACGTCCTAACATTACAACGCCCTCTCCAAGGGGCCTCGGTTGGACCCAAGATCTGTTTGTCAAGGTCCCAACTGATGGCCAATAGCAGGATCAGGAGTGACTCAAAGTGCTACAAGTAGGCACTTTATAAAAACGAACCATTATCATAACACACAGGGTTCTTATCAGCACAAATCAATAATACTTGGTGGCTTGGCAGCTGAGCTACGTTGATTTGCTTGTCTAAAATCATGTTAGGCCAGGAACAGACAGTATTATCAGTATAATCTGAATTTATACTATTCCATCTTATAAATCAGACTGTCCTGGGTCTAGTCCAGTCCAACCCAGAATATTCTAGACCTGTTTTGGGGCTCAGGGCAGGACCCTACTAGGCCTGCTGGGGGGCTCAGGCAGGACCCTACTGGGCCTGCTGGGGGGCTCAGGCAGGACCCTACTAGGCCTGTTTTGGGGCTCAGGGCAGGACCCTATTAGGCCTGCTGGGGGGCTCAGGGCAGGACCCTACTAGGCCTGTTGGGGGGCTCCGGGGCAGGGCTGGCTGTGTCTGTAGGCCATGATGAGGTTGCAGGTCTGGTGCCACCAGTAAAACATCAGGACCAGCAGGAGGTGCCACACCTGGTGGCTGGAGCCCAGGTAGTTCAGCTGGCCTGTAGTCAAATGACATCAGCAACACATGACCTTAGCGACACATGACCTCAGCGACACATGAACTCAGTGACACATGACAACACCGACGCATGACTTTTTCACAGACAAGAGCtgaaaaaggagaggaggattAACATTACAGACAGGAacagagcggagaggagagagttggCGAGGAGGAAGAGTGATGGAACAGACAggcggagaggggaggagtgacGTTAcagataggaggagaggagtgatgTTGCAGACAGGAGGAGATAGGAGTATTAAAGAAGACAGAGGGGTTGTGACCTGGGAAGTAGCGTTCAGGAACTTTTGAGACGTAGAAGAGAAATGCCAGAGCAGCCAGTAGGTACATCCCTAGAACCCGGGGCAGGAAGAGCTGTAAACAGGATAAAAACATTCACCATTAAGTTATTGAATGATGTTGTTCATGTTCAACCGTGATATTAGCATCatcttaataacattaataaatgCCATATAGTGTTGTGCCGTGCTGGGGGAGTGTTGCATGCTGGGTAGCGTGCTGACCTGTGTGGGCTCAgaggagaagcctccactgatccagacccagtgcattgtgggtaagagGCCGTACGCGGCCAGAGAGCAGACTATGAGGGAGCGGAGCTTCCTCCAGGGCTGACTGAGGTACAGAGGGTGGATCTGGGCGAAGAACACGGCCAGCATGAGGGCGAGGACCGCCAGCAGGTACACCTGACGCCAGTACTGGGAATAAGAACACAAATAATGAAAACATTGTATAGTTATTAACAGAAAGTATGCATATGACATGGCCAGCATTCATGCTAGCACTGCCAGCAGGTAAACTTGACGCCAGTATTGTAACATAACAATATGATCACATTATATACTTATTACCATACATCATGGCTTCCATGAGGGCTAAGACAACTGCTAGTCTGTTAATATACACAAGTATGCAAACATTACATACTTACTAACACATTATCATCCTTATAGATCTCCATATCATGTTATAGCTAAAGGATAATAGTAGGGCTTGGCGGTATATCGATATTTTTCAAACAAGATATGGAACGAGATGCTAGCATCAACATCGATGTAGTTAGTAGACTGGAGTGGAGCGCATTTGCTCGTAATAACAGCCATTTAGAGCCGCAcctgccgcctgctatttcctcactctgcttatctctcttcttcctgctctgcatccggctcacacacactctgccccgGCCCTGCCCTTCCACGCACGTCACTTTTTAAAATCCCCTTCAGAGCGAAAAATGGAGTCTGTCAAACGCGGCACAGAGGAGCTTGTACGTAAGAAGAAGACAAATGGCACCATAGTTTGGAAATGGTTTGGGTATAAGCTGTCTGATGACTTACAGAATCAGGTGTTTTGTTTAATCCCAAATTTAGGATTGAGTTTGCAATCAGCAAGGCAAGTTAAAGAGCATAGCAACGCAGGCGGGCAGGAAATGAAAGCACAGCGGCGCCACCGATATAGAATGACCAGTTGGAGCGCGGCAACGGCAATTTTGTTAAGGCGTCAACAAATGGCGACATTCTACTTGAAAATATCAAGATATGAGGTTTTGGTCCATAACGCCCAGCCCTAGCTAGTAGAACAGCCGGCGAGTGTTATAGCTATAGGCTTATTGCCTATCTCATGCTatagttatgggcatgtagccTAGCTTACGTTATTGCAATAGAAAGCGTAGAAGACTCCCGGGACGTAGCATCCCAGAATGCCGATGGACAAGCCGGCGTAGTCCAATGCCATCCAGCGGCGGCTCGTCTTCTCCGAGCGATGACAGCAGAACACGTGGTAGCCAACCGAGCATAGCATACACAGCTAGGAAAGATGACAATAAAGTTAGGCATCTAACCTAGCATACACAGCTAGGAGAGATTACAATAGTATAGCCTTTAGCCTAGCATTCATATCTAGGATAGATTACCATAGTGTAGCCTTTAGCCTAGCATACACAGCTGGAAGAGATGTAACTCAAGTTGAGCCTTTAGCCTAGCAAACAAGGTTGAAGCCACAACAGATTACAAGCAGcttgttgtgattggttaacgGAGCCAAGCGTCTCATCTCATTGGGTCACCTGGAAGCAAAAGATGCAGATGCAGTAGATGACGAAGTCTTCCCTGGACGCTCCGATAGCCGGCAGCACGGCAGCCATGTTGTAGGCCCCCAGCAGGAAGAAGAGCAGGAAGCCCAGCAGGTGGCTCCACATGTTCACCGTCTCATTGGACAGGATGAAGAGGCTggaaggaaaataaacattagacAGGATGtagaactagaaaatgcattttctgcagaaaatgcggtgaggtCTGTAGTGCAAAATGAggtttaaaatatgttttagtaTGTTTAAGATGTAAAGAAATTTTAAATGGTTTAAATCAaatgaagggatttgaacagagcAATGTAACATGTAGCAAAccatttaaaacatttaaaatggttggaagaaaataaagtgaagagttaaacaaatagctaTTGTGAacaagtttgaatacatttgagataaaatatagaatagctgagctgttCTGTTGGCAATTTCCAGCTCAACTATAGACTAAAAATCACCCAACCAACCAAAAACCCGCCCAAAACGTGAATTGCCACACAAATGCTAAGCACCATAAACACCTGAATGCGACCTAATTGACTTCATAACTTttacgtctcacacacacacacacagtcacagacacacacacatgcatcaacCTTACAGTCAAAGCCAGCTCGACTATACATCATGAATCAAATCTCCTCAGGACTCACGCagaggtttgagtgacaggcctGATGGCCCCCCCTTGCCCCTAATTACTATTGGACAGGCAAGCaatcagtgcgtttacatgacacTCAAGAAAATCGAATTATTGGCTTAGTCCGACAATGATTGGATTATTAGgatgcatgtatacaccttaTTCTTACTAAAATCGAATCGGTTTACTCATAGTCGGATTACAACCCCTAGATTATTCGATTGATAGTCACATTAAGCGTGCATGTATACGATCAATCGAATTGGAATCTAATTTTTGGCGTTCTGCGCTTGCTCAAGATCTTTTCCCGGGGCCGTGAGCCGGAAGTATAAGGAGACGATAGTCGTGTTGTTGTCGCCTTCGGAAAACGAGAAACgccgatttatttaaaaaggtggcCAAGAAGATGGTGGAAGCCGGTGTCGTGCGAATGTAGTTACCCCCTATAAGAAGTCTATCAGCATCAACATGCATACAGTACACAATACGCTTCTGTTacgagagtagcgtatgtgtgtgcacgagaatggcagtgtgtgtgtgagttacgtatgcgagtgagtggacgagcgatgAAAGCAAGCAGTTGCGTGTGTCAGTTTAGtgaatgaacgagtccggttgtgtctgTGCAAACGTGTACTGTAAAGTTAGGTGAACtacgaataaagtacccagTCTGTCAAGAATCGCTTCATTACGAACTAAACAGACCCTGTGCTCCTCACCTACGGTtggctgaattaaaagtacatgtttttctaaatgttggtcatcaacaaggttgtaaagtagtaacttcaggcacatctgtcaaaataaatgtttttttcttccgaCGTGTTCACAATCGTTATTCAATCATTGCGCCACGGCCAAACagggatattctctgatattagactgcgtcgggttctcagaCTCTCTGGTAGGCTACTTCAGCAACAAGTAAATaatcgtagtgggggttatctcggccatggtggggaaggaatttggggaaaggaactttggctttgactctctgaagtacaGATTGaaacgcgacatggaggagaaagggattgttgcctgtGCAGACTCCCGGAGGAGTTGCTCGGCCGCCGCCGGAGGAGccgcatacgaccgagaggtcggaacaatggagcgtcagAGAAATGGCATGGACCCAAAGTCaactgacagctgtcttctgaaaacatctttctcgaatgccgcCTGACTTTGTTGTTGCTAGTGACCTAAAGAGGTCAGCTGGTGGCTCTATTACCCCTAGTTTTAATGGGTACAGCGCCacccaggggtggactggccatctggcataccgggcatcgtcccggtgggccgttgaggtccgctatgtgtttttttttttctctctctaaattccctccaattgggccggccaattGGCTACAGAGGGATAGCAGGGTGTtgttgccagcatcgacacatattattggtctttgtttgtcattgtcagtcaatcatgggctgacaggctcaaagagccctgacagtgctgtcaatcacaacacaaaccagggtgggctggacctcatggcatgggctgGAGTCGCGGGACGGAGCTGAAAATGGATAAGCGTAAGAAACGCCCGGTTGGCGCTGAAAAACTGCGACTTAAAAAGCTGAAGTCTCTGGAGGTGGAAGCTGCTGGGGTGGTGCCTGGGTCAccaccccagcaggtgctgctgcgccggGAGAAAAATATCAtatcatttattgtttactgaggtgataaCTAGTTcatgtggtgagaggaatgcaatatgtgtatgtttaaaggtttatgtgaagaaacatacgTGTGATAAAAGGACAATTGGtcattcataaatgtctctttatattctctgataccatcatctcctgtcaaactggttttcctgacctgctagaagttcttctatataagagagagagagagagagagagagagagagagagagagagagagagagagagagagagagagagagagagagagagagagagagagaaagaaagaaagaaagaaagtcatAACAGGTCCCATAGAGGGCTAGTGTTTAGGATGGGGCTTGCTAGTGTTTAGAATTGGGCTAGCTTGAGTCTTGACTTTGAGTAaattatgcaacttgttttgtctcagattgaaacaaaaggttATGATTATTTCCAAaagttatgcaggtaggccgtAGGGCTCTTTTGAGATttaagtcatccttcatgacagaTACATTTGTTCACTAAGTGTCACTACATCACAAAAAGGCTACATATACTTGtcagtacacagatactgagtacaagttctgtttgctgtttcttgcaggtcatgaatttggtgaggagtgtagctggctggctgcggacgaggaagtagggcaatatatacatgtgcacataaacgtatatgagaatgcatatccaGACCTGTAAgtcatgtcttagactttttcacacagctatagataattattattttttcaattctctattcatggtttcataatgacctGAGTCACTgttaaaacaaatgagtttcagctctaatgctgctactgtctgtaatatgtttctttttagattatttgtcaggatatcttgttattattgtccgagtctggttttaaaggggacttattataccaccaggtgtgagtgtgattagccttacaagccgtttcgaaaatcggcctaatatgacatcactagtgggcgtgtccacctagatctgtgctggatagatcagtctcccagcctacccagtggactgaagtaaacattgctcatctatccagcacagatctaggtggacacacccactagtgatgtcatattaggccgattttcgaaacggcttgtaaggctaatcacactcacacctggtggtataataagtcccctttaactaatgctgggcttacaccaaaagattttcacagtcacagactagAAACTGAAAGGGTAGCATGAGGGTTCTTCCCCTtagtctcgtcccacccctagtcaTGACAAAACTTCTGTTGTGATTTGACACTATAATGAATAAagactgattgattgattgctaTAGCTGTCAATTTTAGTCCTTGAGTTCATAGTTACGTGCCTTATTTGTTAACTGCTATCAAGGAATATGACTCCTTTGTAGTATGCATGAGAGGAGATGCTGCGAGATTTGTGGACTTCTATGTAGTGTCTGCTGATAATGTAGTTGGCTGGTTTGGatagaaaatgccagggctgaatttttgtcccagtccacccttGTTTATTGGGGTCTGGTTGGCTGTAGTTTGTTGGGGTCTGGTTGGATGTAGTGTGttggcctctgattggctgtagcaGCGGCTGACCTCTTGATGCAGAGTCTGGATGGCAGGTATGCCCGGTACCCATCTGTGATGTAGGGGTTCTCCCGGAGGAACGCGGGGATCTGCTCGTAGGTGTACAGGCGTATCCCCCGGGGAACCAGGACTGGCCAGTACTGGTAGCTGCCCAGCTCCATGTAGTGGGTAGTCTGGGTCCGCTCAGCCTTCTCCTCCATCGCGGGACCACAAGCCTGACCCCCCGCTGAGGAACACATGATGATTACATCTAAACCTTTCTATCCAACAATAGAACACACTTCCTACATCACAAAGCTACAACACAATCTCACTAGCACATTACAAATGGGTTCCCACTTCCCAGTggtgtgaacggttacaaaaaatTGTAAACGGTTACACAACCCCGTTTTTTTTGTGTACACAGTTGAccgtttttttattaataattatcttttattattttttaaagtggaccgcagtcgcgctatCGAGGGATTACCAGTCTACGTCACACCCCGCTCTACGCGCATGGCATAtgcagaaagagacgagagcgaCAAGAGGCGCAATCATGTTTTGTTGTGCGTTTGGTTGCACAAACCATTTTAATAAGACTGATTATCCCacttattctacttcttgcttgccaacataataaaacaattcaaatactttaataattatgctttttcttattcgtattgcacgCTTATTACATTTTTCGACACCttgaagggcattatcccgcttataccatggtcaattgccaaagaaaataaattaagatcattcatttatatttattgcgTATTTATTTCATGCGTTTTACCATCCAAATATAACGTTTTCacataaataggacggacctcagctacgacttggcaacgggaggtattctactccgctgagctatgagcaagagagctaacgttatggttTGTACCTATAATtcaaaattcgtcccagcctttataccagatactctagggcagggatgggcaactttcatgctAAAGAGGGcatcatttttcatcataaccatcagggccacatgactgcacatttcaactaaacgtgagctgagagaagctacacaattttgtatttggtagatatgatttcctgtattattcaaatatatttggcATTCATTTGTAATTACGTTGACTTTGTCAACACGTCAAATCAATAAAAACAGAATACAATAAATGTGCATAtggcctctcctggaaccgtcaccttatcgtggtggagaggtttgcgtgtccctgtgaacctgagggctgtgttgtctggagccttgtgctcctggtagggtctctcatggcagagtggtctcaggtgaggggccacactaagaatggttcaaaaatcctcaatgaatatcggaataagaggagatgtgacccggcccggaggaagcccggggctcccgtctggagccaggcccagacggagggctcgatggcgagcgcctggtggccgggtttgccacggagcccggtcgggcagagcccgaacaaactacgtggcaccccccctctcttcatctcatgggcccaccacctgtgggaagacccgttggggtcgggtgcgcagccacatgggtggcagcgaaggtcaggggtctcgacggaccagacccgggcggcagaagctggctctggggacgtggaacgtcacctcgctgtggggaaaggaaccggagcttgtgagggaggtggagcgctatcagttagatctggtggggcttacctccacgcacagtctcagctctggtaccgtactcctggataagggttggactctattcttcttcggagttgccaagggcgtgaggcgccgggcgggtgtggggatactcataaatctgactgttgtttgtgcgtatgcaccaaacagcagctcagagtactcggccttcttggagaccctgaatggagtcctgtatggggctccagtaggggactccgtagttctgctgggtgacttcaacgcccacgtgggcaacgatggagacacctggagaggcgtggtggggaggaacggcctccctgatctaaacccgagcggtcgtttgttattggacttctgtgctagtcatggattatccataacaaacaccatgttcgaacataagggtgctcataagtgtacctggtaccagagtaccctaggccgaagatcaatgatcgattttgtgatcgtgtcatctgatctgaggccgcatgttttggacactcaggtaaagagaggggcggaactgtcaaccgaccaccatctggttgtgagttggaccagggaatgggggaaatttccggatagacttggtaagcccaaacgaatagtgcgggtgaattgggaacgtctggaggaggcccccgtcctaggtatcttcaactcacacctccggcagagtttttctggcattcctgtggaggttgggggcattgagccggagtgggcggtgttcaaagcctccattgctgaagctgcggcggctagctgtggcctcagggtcttaggctcctcaaggggcggtaaccctcggacaccgtggtggacaccgggggtcagggaagccgtccgattgaagaaggaggccttccgggatatgatatcctggaggactcctgactcggttgcagggtaccgacaggcccgaagggctgcagctgctgccgtgtcggaggctaagcagcgggtgtgggagaagttcggagaggccatggagaaggactttcggtcggcaccaaagtgtttctggaagactatccggcacctcaggagggggaaacggcgaaccatccaagctgtgtacagtaaggatgggactctgttgacctcaactgaggaggtcgtcggacgttggaaggaacactttgaggaactcctgaatccgaataacacgccctctatgttggaggcag
Above is a genomic segment from Gadus morhua chromosome 6, gadMor3.0, whole genome shotgun sequence containing:
- the paqr3a gene encoding progestin and adipoQ receptor family member 3a isoform X5, encoding MLCMLCSVGYHVFCCHRSEKTSRRWMALDYAGLSIGILGCYVPGVFYAFYCNNYWRQVYLLAVLALMLAVFFAQIHPLYLSQPWRKLRSLIVCSLAAYGLLPTMHWVWISGGFSSEPTQLFLPRVLGMYLLAALAFLFYVSKVPERYFPGQLNYLGSSHQVWHLLLVLMFYWWHQTCNLIMAYRHSQPCPGAPQQA
- the paqr3a gene encoding progestin and adipoQ receptor family member 3a isoform X1, whose protein sequence is MYNSFYKTPGGSQCTYTKLKAGGQAKDWKPAGGQACGPAMEEKAERTQTTHYMELGSYQYWPVLVPRGIRLYTYEQIPAFLRENPYITDGYRAYLPSRLCIKSLFILSNETVNMWSHLLGFLLFFLLGAYNMAAVLPAIGASREDFVIYCICIFCFQLCMLCSVGYHVFCCHRSEKTSRRWMALDYAGLSIGILGCYVPGVFYAFYCNNYWRQVYLLAVLALMLAVFFAQIHPLYLSQPWRKLRSLIVCSLAAYGLLPTMHWVWISGGFSSEPTQLFLPRVLGMYLLAALAFLFYVSKVPERYFPGQLNYLGSSHQVWHLLLVLMFYWWHQTCNLIMAYRHSQPCPGAPQQA
- the paqr3a gene encoding progestin and adipoQ receptor family member 3a isoform X2; amino-acid sequence: MYNSFYKTPGGSQCTYTKLKGGQAKDWKPAGGQACGPAMEEKAERTQTTHYMELGSYQYWPVLVPRGIRLYTYEQIPAFLRENPYITDGYRAYLPSRLCIKSLFILSNETVNMWSHLLGFLLFFLLGAYNMAAVLPAIGASREDFVIYCICIFCFQLCMLCSVGYHVFCCHRSEKTSRRWMALDYAGLSIGILGCYVPGVFYAFYCNNYWRQVYLLAVLALMLAVFFAQIHPLYLSQPWRKLRSLIVCSLAAYGLLPTMHWVWISGGFSSEPTQLFLPRVLGMYLLAALAFLFYVSKVPERYFPGQLNYLGSSHQVWHLLLVLMFYWWHQTCNLIMAYRHSQPCPGAPQQA
- the paqr3a gene encoding progestin and adipoQ receptor family member 3a isoform X3; the protein is MYNSFYKTPGGSQCTYTKLKAGGQACGPAMEEKAERTQTTHYMELGSYQYWPVLVPRGIRLYTYEQIPAFLRENPYITDGYRAYLPSRLCIKSLFILSNETVNMWSHLLGFLLFFLLGAYNMAAVLPAIGASREDFVIYCICIFCFQLCMLCSVGYHVFCCHRSEKTSRRWMALDYAGLSIGILGCYVPGVFYAFYCNNYWRQVYLLAVLALMLAVFFAQIHPLYLSQPWRKLRSLIVCSLAAYGLLPTMHWVWISGGFSSEPTQLFLPRVLGMYLLAALAFLFYVSKVPERYFPGQLNYLGSSHQVWHLLLVLMFYWWHQTCNLIMAYRHSQPCPGAPQQA
- the paqr3a gene encoding progestin and adipoQ receptor family member 3a isoform X4 → MYNSFYKTPGGSQCTYTKLKAGGQAKDWKPAGGQACGPAMEEKAERTQTTHYMELGSYQYWPVLVPRGIRLYTYEQIPAFLRENPYITDGYRAYLPSRLCIKRRTSSSLFILSNETVNMWSHLLGFLLFFLLGAYNMAAVLPAIGASREDFVIYCICIFCFQYWRQVYLLAVLALMLAVFFAQIHPLYLSQPWRKLRSLIVCSLAAYGLLPTMHWVWISGGFSSEPTQLFLPRVLGMYLLAALAFLFYVSKVPERYFPGQLNYLGSSHQVWHLLLVLMFYWWHQTCNLIMAYRHSQPCPGAPQQA